In a genomic window of Vigna angularis cultivar LongXiaoDou No.4 chromosome 6, ASM1680809v1, whole genome shotgun sequence:
- the LOC108342250 gene encoding uncharacterized protein LOC108342250, protein MAATLTLLKLPILPSKPKLPRPSATKIVPFPTIHSNSNSSSSNRHNSSFLDQNIEPLKPAFLSLSAITFPFLLDSKDALAVGGEFGILEGRSFALLHPIVMGAFFFYTLWAGYLGWQWRRVRTIQNDINELKNQVKPTPVTPDGSPSPSPSPSPSPVELQIQQLTEERKELIKGSYKDRHFNAGSILLGFGVLEAIGGGVNTWFRTGKLFPGPHLFAGAGITVLWALAAALVPSMQKGNETARNLHIALNALNVLLFVWQIPTGIDIVFKVFEFTTWP, encoded by the exons ATGGCTGCCACACTCACACTGCTAAAGCTTCCAATTCTTCCCAGCAAACCAAAACTGCCACGCCCCTCAGCCACAAAAATTGTTCCATTTCCTACCATCCATTCAAACTCAAACTCATCTTCTTCTAACAGACACAATTCTTCCTTCTTAGATCAGAACATCGAGCCTCTGAAGcctgcttttctttctctctctgcaatCACATTTCCATTCTTATTAGATTCCAAG GATGCACTTGCTGTGGGAGGAGAGTTTGGGATATTGGAAGGAAGATCATTTGCTCTGCTACACCCCATTGTGATGGGTGCTTTTTTCTTCTATACATTGTGGGCAGGGTATTTGGGGTGGCAATGGCGGCGAGTAAGGACTATCCAGAATGATATCAATGAACTCAAGAATCAAGTCAAACCTACCCCAGTCACCCCAGATGgatcaccatcaccatcaccatcaccatcaccatcgCCAGTTGAACTCCAAATACAGCAACTCACTGAG GAAAGGAAAGAGCTGATCAAAGGTTCCTACAAAGATAGACACTTTAACGCAGGATCCATACTTCTAGGATTTGGGGTGCTTGAGGCTATTGGTGGAGGAGTGAACACATGGTTTAGGACAGGAAAGTTGTTTCCCGGTCCACATTTATTTGCAGGAGCAG GTATTACAGTTTTATGGGCACTGGCAGCAGCCCTGGTACCCTCGATGCAAAAAGGAAATGAAACAGCGAGAAATCTTCACATCGCGCTGAATGCTTTAAACGTTCTGCTCTTTGTGTGGCAGATTCCCACTGGAATTGATATTGTGTTTAAGGTGTTTGAGTTCACAACATGGCCTTGA